ACCGATAACCCCTTGATTATCCGCTTGAATTTTCACAGGGCGTACACTCACGATAGTGCCGTAACTAATTGAGCGGACTTCTTTCGCTTGATTACCTTCATAAACGCTGCCGCTATAAATATCCGTATTAGCACAACCCACAAGGCTTACTGATGTAAGTACCGCTAATGCCAATGTCATTTTTTTCATAATTACACCTCAATAATTTGTTTAATATGATAAGGATGAACCTTAATACAGCAATGATTATCCGTTTTATCCTTTAAACTTACTGCAATAGAGGGATTAGCTAAACGCTCCCCTTCAACTTTAGGCTCAGAGATTTTGACCATCAAATGTGGAGATTGGTTCAATAAAAATTGTTTTTCTACTCGCATTAGCCATTCATTCAATGATTCGTTAGCTAAAAAAGGCAAAACAATCTCAATATGCTCCCAACCTTGTTGCGGATATTGTTTATCTTTAGGATAAGGCAATTCAATTATGCTAACTTTTTGCTGCATAAATAGCAATGGTTCAAACAAGTCAAACAGAAAAATAGGACGCCCATTCACTAAATTTTGGCTTAAAATCCTACCGCACTTGGTCAAAAGATGTTGCCAATCTTGTGCTTGTGCCAAATTATTGACACGTACCGCAAGATGATCAATTTCATAGTGATGTAAGGGGATATGAACTTGTTGAGCCAAGCGATAAATTTTTTGCTCAAATTGTTGAAATTCCGCCAGTAAAAGGGGATTTTGTTTAAATAAAAGATGATTTTGCGTTAAATTTTGCATTTTTTATGCTGTTCTCTTTTCTGTGGCTTTAATCCTTAGTATTATAACCGCCATTTTATGATGTTTAATCAAATTAACAAAGGTATTGTTGTGAATATTCAAGCCATTTTATCTGAAAAAATTACTCAAGCGATGATTAAGGCTGGAGCAGATCAATCTGCTGATGCTTTAGTTCGTCAATCCTCAAAACCTCAATTTGGCGATTATCAAGCTAATGGCATTATGGCAGCAGCAAAAAAATTAGGCAAAAACCCTCGAGAGTTTGCGGAACAAGTTTTGCAACAACTTGATTTATCGGATATTGCTGAAAAATTAGAAATTGCAGGTCCGGGCTTTATTAATATTTTCTTAGCCAATACTTGGCTCGCTAATCAAGCACAACAAGCATTAAGCCAAGCGCATTTAGGCATTAGTAGTGAACAAAAACAAATCATTGTGGTGGATTATTCTTCGCCTAATGTGGCAAAAGAAATGCATGTTGGGCATTTACGTTCAACCATTATTGGCGATTCCGTTGTGCGAGTCTTAGAATTTTTAGGGCATCATGTTATCCGAGCTAACCATGTGGGCGATTGGGGAACGCAATTTGGTATGTTGATTGCTTATTTAGAGAAAATGGAAAATGAGCAAGCCTCTGCCATGGAGTTAAGTGATTTAGAGGCATTCTATCGTGAAGCCAAAAAACATTATGATGAAGATGCACAATTTGCCGAGAAATCACGTCAATATGTGGTAAAACTGCAAAGTGGCGATGAATATTGTCGCACTATGTGGCGTAAATTGGTGGATATTACTATGCAGCAAAACCAACATAACTACGATCGTTTAAACGTTACCTTAACCAATAAAGATGTGATGGGCGAAAGCCTATATAATCCGATGCTACCTGCTATTGTGGCGGATTTAAAACAACAAGGTTTGGCGGTTGAAGATGATGGGGCTTGGGTTGTTTATCTTGATGAATTTAAAAATAAAGATGGCGAGCCTATGGGGGTAATTGTTCAGAAAAAAGATGGTGGTTTTCTTTACACTACTACCGATATTGCCGCCGCTAAATACCGTTATGAAACTTTAAAAGCCGATCGTGCTTTGGTATTTTCAGATACAAGACAAAGCCAACACATGCAACAGGCTTGGTTAATTACCCGTAAAGCAGGTTATGTTCCTGACAGCTTTAGCCTTGAACATAAAAATTTTGGTATGATGCTCGGCAAAGACGGTAAGCCCTTTAAAACTCGTACAGGCGGGACAGTGAAATTAGCGGACTTACTTGATGAAGCCATAGAACGTGCCACCGTCTTAATTAATGAAAAAGCAGCTCATTTATCTGCCCAAGAAAAACAAGCGGTGATTGAGGCGGTTGCCATTGGTGCGGTGAAATATGCCGATCTTTCCAAAAATCGTACCACTGATTATGTGTTTGATTGGGATAATATGCTCAGTTTTGAGGGCAATACCGCCCCTTATATGCAATATGCCTATACCCGTATTCGTTCTATTTTTAATCGTAGCCAAGTTTCAGAACAAGCCTTACAGCAAGCGAACCTTGTACTTAATGATGAGAAGGAACATGTGTTAGCATTAAAATTATTGCAATTTGAAGAAGCGGTGCAAATTGTAGGCAAAGAGGGATCTCCACATATTTTATGTGCTTATTTATATGAATTAGCAGGTATCTTTTCTTCATTCTATGAGCATTGTCCGATTTTAAACAATCCTGATGAAACAATTAAGTTAAGTCGGCTAAAACTGGCAGCATTAACAGAAAAAACCTTAAAATTAGGTTTAGATTTATTGGGCATTAAAACCGTAGAAAAGATGTAGTCTGTTAAAAAAAGCACGCTATAAATCGTCCCACTTTAAAATAAGACAGCGTTGGCACGTCTTATCTTGTTTTAAATTGAAACGACTATAAAGGCGTGCTTTTAAATTAATTGGCAAAAATTTATCTCGCTCCTATTGAAATAACGGTATAATGCCCCATATTTTTTCAACACATAGCTAGTAAATAAAAATTATGGGCAGAAAACGTTCCGCAAGTTCTAGCCGTTGGCTAAATGAACATTTTAAAGATCCTTTTGTACAAAAAGCACATAAGCAAAAATTACGCTCTCGAGCCTATTTTAAACTTGATGAGATCCAGCAAACTGACCGCTTATTCAAGCCGGGTATGACCGTAGTGGATTTAGGGGCTGCACCCGGTGGTTGGTCGCAATATGTGGTTACTCAAATTGGCACAAAAGGAAGAGTTATCGCCTGTGATATTTTAGAAATGGATCCCATTGTTGGTGTGGATTTCTTACAAGGGGATTTTCGTGATGAAAATGTCCTAAATGCTCTACTAGAACGTGTTGGCGAAGAAAAAGTTGATGTGGTAATGTCGGATATGGCACCTAATTTTAGTGGTATGCCTGCGGTAGATATTCCTCGAGCAATGTATCTGGTGGAACTGGCATTAGATATGTGTCGCCAAGTATTAGCCCCCAAAGGCAGTTTTGTGGTAAAAGTCTTTCAAGGGGAAGGTTTTGATCAATATTTGAAAGAAATCCGCTCTTTGTTTAGCAACGTAAAAGTGCGTAAACCAGAAGCCTCTCGTGGTCGTTCTCGAGAGGTATATATTGTGGCAACAGGTTATAAATTATAGTA
Above is a window of Volucribacter amazonae DNA encoding:
- a CDS encoding VOC family protein; this encodes MQNLTQNHLLFKQNPLLLAEFQQFEQKIYRLAQQVHIPLHHYEIDHLAVRVNNLAQAQDWQHLLTKCGRILSQNLVNGRPIFLFDLFEPLLFMQQKVSIIELPYPKDKQYPQQGWEHIEIVLPFLANESLNEWLMRVEKQFLLNQSPHLMVKISEPKVEGERLANPSIAVSLKDKTDNHCCIKVHPYHIKQIIEV
- the argS gene encoding arginine--tRNA ligase: MNIQAILSEKITQAMIKAGADQSADALVRQSSKPQFGDYQANGIMAAAKKLGKNPREFAEQVLQQLDLSDIAEKLEIAGPGFINIFLANTWLANQAQQALSQAHLGISSEQKQIIVVDYSSPNVAKEMHVGHLRSTIIGDSVVRVLEFLGHHVIRANHVGDWGTQFGMLIAYLEKMENEQASAMELSDLEAFYREAKKHYDEDAQFAEKSRQYVVKLQSGDEYCRTMWRKLVDITMQQNQHNYDRLNVTLTNKDVMGESLYNPMLPAIVADLKQQGLAVEDDGAWVVYLDEFKNKDGEPMGVIVQKKDGGFLYTTTDIAAAKYRYETLKADRALVFSDTRQSQHMQQAWLITRKAGYVPDSFSLEHKNFGMMLGKDGKPFKTRTGGTVKLADLLDEAIERATVLINEKAAHLSAQEKQAVIEAVAIGAVKYADLSKNRTTDYVFDWDNMLSFEGNTAPYMQYAYTRIRSIFNRSQVSEQALQQANLVLNDEKEHVLALKLLQFEEAVQIVGKEGSPHILCAYLYELAGIFSSFYEHCPILNNPDETIKLSRLKLAALTEKTLKLGLDLLGIKTVEKM
- the rlmE gene encoding 23S rRNA (uridine(2552)-2'-O)-methyltransferase RlmE yields the protein MGRKRSASSSRWLNEHFKDPFVQKAHKQKLRSRAYFKLDEIQQTDRLFKPGMTVVDLGAAPGGWSQYVVTQIGTKGRVIACDILEMDPIVGVDFLQGDFRDENVLNALLERVGEEKVDVVMSDMAPNFSGMPAVDIPRAMYLVELALDMCRQVLAPKGSFVVKVFQGEGFDQYLKEIRSLFSNVKVRKPEASRGRSREVYIVATGYKL